Within Micromonospora parathelypteridis, the genomic segment CACCGGCCACGAAGACCCGCAGCCGGCTGGCCACCCCGAGCAGGCCGATCAGCGCCACCAGCAGCAGCGCCACCGAGCCGGCCAGCAGCTCGGGCGCACCCACCCAGCGGGCCGGCCCGACCGGCCCGACCGGGTCGCCGGAGCCGACCGCGAGGGCGCCGGCCATGAACGCGTACGGCAGCGCGTAACCGCCGAGCGTCGCCCCGGCGGCGCCGTCGCCGTTGGCGCGGGACGCCACCGTGCCGGCCACGGTGAGCATCAGCGCCACCACAGCGGCCGCCAGCCAGCCGGCCCGGTGCGTCGGGCCGCCGGCGAGCAGGGCGAGCAGCCCGACGAAGAGCGGCACGGCGGCGCCGGCCAGACCGGCGGCACGGGTGGCGGTTGGTGACCAGGCGCCGCCACGGCGACGGGCGCCGTCGGCGATCGCCTCGACCACGTCGTCGTACTCCAGCTCGGGCCAGTGGGCGCGGGCCGGCACGAGATGCAGCACCTCACCGTCGCGGACGCCCTGCGGCAGCAGCGCCTGAGCGGTCACCAGCAGCGCGCCGTCGGTGCGACGGAGAACCCAACCGCCGTGCTTCTCGCCGTCGTCGGCCAGCCCGACACCGGCGTGCCGGAGCACGTCGGGCAGCAGCTCGGCCAGGGGCACCTGCTCCGGCAGGGCGACGTCCACCCGTCGTTGCGGCGCGCTGATGGTGACGCGGGCCAGCCCGGTTGTCATCGACTGATCTCCATATCGAAGGGGATCGGAGGCTGCGCGGACGACAGGACTTTACCTACCATGAGCCAGGCTCGGGTTACCCAGCGCTGTCAGGAGGCCGAGTGTCCACCGTCGTCATCAAGCGCCCGCCACGTCGACCGGCGCCGGAGATCCCCGCGGGCGAGCTGCCGGTCGAGGCCCCGCCGGAGATCCCCGTGGTGACCGGCGGGCGGTGGCAGCAGATGCTCATGCTGCTGCCCATGCTCGGCGGCACGGTGGCGATGGCGATGATGTTCGGCCGGGGCGGCGGCGCCTACTCGTACGTGGTGGGCGGAATGTTCGGGCTCTCGTCGTTGGCGATGCTGGTGACGTCCTGGGGCAGCGCCTCCGGCACCCCGAAGAAGTCCGAGATGATGGCCGCCCGCCGGGAGTACCTGCGCCACCTGGCCACGCTGCGGCGGAGGGTTCGACGGACCGCTGGACAGCAGCGGGCCGGGCTCTACTACCGGCACCCGGACCCAGGCGGGCTCTGGTCGACCGTGGACAGCCACCGGGTCTGGGAGCGGCGCCCCGCCGACCCCGATTTCGCGGTGGTGCGGGTCGCCGTCGGGCCACAGACCCTGGCCACCCCGCTCGTTCCACCGGTCACCCGACCGTTGGAGGAGTTGGAGCCGATGACGGCCGGGGCGCTGCGCCGCTTCCTGGACGCGTACTCCGTGGTGCCGGACCTGCCGGTGGCGCTGTCGCTGCGCAGCTTCGCCCGCGTGCACGTGCGGCCGGCCGGCCGGACCGGGAGCGGCGCCCCGGCCACCGCCGGACCACCCACCGGCGACCCGGCGGCGCAGGCGCTGGCCCGGGCGGTGCTGACCCAACTGGCGGTCTTCCACGCCCCCGACGAGCTGCTCGTCGCGGTCTGCGCCGGCCCGGAACGCCGGACCTGCTGGGAGTGGGTGAAATGGCTCCCGCACGCCCACCACCCCGGCCGCACCGACGCGCTCGGACCGGTACGCCTGGTGACCAGCTCCGCCGCCGAGCTGGAACGCCTGCTGGCCGACGTACTCGCCAGCCGGTCCCGGTTCAGCCCGGCCGGCCCGGCCACCGACGGCCCGCACGTGGTGGTGGTCCTCGACGGCGGCGACCTGACCGGTGCCAGTGACCTGACCGGTGACGGCGGTATCGACGCGGTCACCGTGCTGGACCTGGACACCCCGGCGCCACGGCTGCTCGACCGGTACGCGCTGCTGCTCGAGTTGCACGGGCGGCGGCTGCACTCATGGTCGTCCGACGGGCACGCCGAGGTGGGCACCGCCGACCAGCTCGACCTCGCCGACGCCGAGGCGATCGCCCGACGGTTGGCGCCGCTGCGCCTCGCTGGCGCGTCCCGCGGACCCGATGCCCCACTCCAGGCCGACCTGGGCCTTCCCGAGCTACTGGGTCTCGGCGACCCGGAGAGCTTCACGGCCGAGCAGGGCTGGCTCCCGCGCTCGGCGCGCGACCGGCTGCGGGTGCCGATCGGGGTGGGCGCGGACGGCGGTGCCATCGAGTTGGACCTCAAGGAGTCCGCCCAGGACGGGATGGGTCCGCACGGCCTGCTCATCGGGGCGACCGGTTCCGGCAAGTCCGAGCTGCTTCGCACGCTGGTGCTGGGGCTGGCCGTGACGCACAGCTCCGAGCAGCTCAACTTCGTGCTCGTCGACTTCAAGGGTGGCGCCACCTTCGCCTCGTTCGACCGGCTGCCGCACACCGCAGCCGTGATCACCAACCTGGCCGACGCGTTGCCCCTGGTCGACCGGATGGTCGACGCGATCAACGGGGAACTCGTCCGCCGCCAGGAGCTGCTGCGGCGCGCCGGCAACTTCGCCAGCGTGCGCGACTACGAACGGGCCCGGGCGGCCGGCAGCCCACTGGCCCCGCTGCCGTCGCTGCTGCTGATCTGCGACGAATTCTCCGAACTGCTCTCCGCCAAGCCCGACTTCATCGACCTGTTCGTGCAGATCGGCCGGCTGGGCCGGTCGCTCGGCGTGCACCTGCTGCTCGCCAGCCAGCGGCTGGAAGAGGGGCGACTCCGCGGGCTGGACACCCACCTGTCGTACCGGATCGGTCTGCGTACCTTCTCCGCGCTGGAGTCCCGCACCGTGCTCGGGGTGGCGGACGCCCACGAGCTGCCCCGCTCGCCGGGCCACGGCTACCTGCGCGCCGGCACCGACCCGCTGGCCCGGTTCAAGGCCGCGTACGTCTCGGGTGCCGTCCGGCGTCGGGCCGCGACGGCCGGCGTGAGCGCCGAGGGGGGCGCGCGACTGCTCACCTTCACCACCCACGTCGTGCCGGTGCCCGAGCCGACAACCCCGGTCGCGCCCGTCGTCGCGGAGGAGGAGGGCAGAGAGACACTGCTCGACCTGCTGGTGGACCGGCTCGTCGGACAGGGCCCGCCGGCGCACCAGGTCTGGCTCCCGCCGCTCGGTCAGCCGCCGGCCCTGGACGAGCTGCTCGGCCCGGTGGAGGTGGACCCGAAGCGCGGGCTCACCGTGGGCAACCCGGAGCTGCACGGCGCGCTCGGAGTGCCGCTCGCCATCGTGGACAAGCCGTTGGAGCAGCGACGGGACCTGCTCTGGCTGGCGCTGGACGGTGCCGCCGGGCATGTCGCGGTGGTCGGAGCGCCGCAGAGCGGCAAATCCACCGCGCTGCGTACGCTGATCTGCGCGCTGGCGCTCACCCACACCCCGGCCGAGGTGCAGGTCTACTGCCTCGACTTCGGTGGCGGCGGGCTGGCCGCCCTGCGCGACCTCCCGCACGTCGGCGGGGTGACCGGTCGGGCCGACCCGACCGCCGTACGGCGCACCGTCGGCGAGATGGCCACCCTGCTGGCCGATCGGGAACGCCGCTTCGCGGAGCTGGGCGTGGAGTCGATGGCCGCGTACCGGCAGCGACGGAACGCAGCGGCGGCGACCAGCCAGCCGGGCCACGATCCGTTCGGTGACGTGTTCCTGGTGATCGACGGTTGGAGCACGGTCCGCGGCGAGTACGACGACTTGGAGCCACTGGTCACCGACCTGGCCACCCGAGGGCTGTCGTACGGGCTGCACGTGGTCGCCACGGCGCTGCGCTGGCTGGACTTCCGCCCGGCGATCCGGGACCTGTTCGGTTCACGGTTGGAGTTGCGCCTCGGCGACCCGTCCGACTCGCTGGTGGCCCGTCGTGCGGCCGCGAACGTGCCGGAGCGCTCCGGCCGAGGGGTGACCGCGGAGGGCCTGCACTTCCTCACCGCGCTGCCCCAGCTCGCTGCCGCCAGCGGGGACACCGCCGACCTGGTCAAACGAGCCGCCGAGGGGTGGGCGGGCCATCCGGCGCCCCGGGTCCGGCTGCTCCCGCCGGTGCTGCCGTACGCCGACCTGGACCTCGCCGCGACGACCGGGCTGCGGTTGCCGATCGGGATCGCGGAGGCGGACCTGCGCCCGGTGCTGCTCGACTTCGCCAGCGAGCCGCATTTCGTGGTCTTCGGGGACTCGGAGTGCGGCAAGTCGTCGTTCCTGCGCGCGCTGGCCACGTCGATCATCACCCGGTTCACCCCCGAGCAGGCCCGGGTGATCCTGGTCGACTACCGGCGCAGCCTGCTCGGCGCCATCGAGACGCCACACCTGATCGGGTACGGCACCGCGGCAGCGCACACCGCCGACCTGGTCGAGTCGGCCGCCGGTTATCTGGAGCGGCGGGCACCCGGGCCGGAGGTCACCCCGCAACAGTTGCGGGAGCGGTCCTGGTGGACCGGGCCGGAGCTGTTCGTACTGGTGGACGACTACGACCTGGTGGCGGCCGGGCCGGCGAACCCGTTGCGCGCGTTGGAGGAGCACCTGCCGCACGCCCGGGACGTCGGGTTGCACCTGGTGCTGGCCCGCCGGTCCGGTGGCGCGGGCCGCGCTCAGTACGAGCCGATCGTGCAGCGACTGCGGGAGTTGTCCACCGCCGGTCTGGTGATGGCGGGCAGCCCGGACGAGGGCGCACTCGTCGGGCCGGTGCGGCCCGGGCCGCTGCCGCCGGGACGTGGTCGGCTGGTCACGCGACGCGAGGGCGTACGCCTCGTCCAGCTCGCACAACTGCCGCCACAATGACCTGACTCGCCGGTTCTTCCCGTGACGGGTGGGGAAACCGGTAATCTCCGATCGTCATGGTTCCGTCGGGATGAATGGCTGGGGATGTGACAGGGGTGCGGCACAGCGGTCCGTCAGCGGACCGACGGGCTACCGTCCGGGCGCTGCTCGGTGTGGCCGCGGCGCTCGCCGTCGTGGCGCCGACCGCGGCGGCCGTGCCCGTCGTCGCGCCCACCCATGGCGGGCAGCTCGCTGGCGCGCCGATGGCGTTTGCCCCCGGCGACACTGTCGCCCGCACCGACCAGGTCCGTGACGAGCAGTGGCAGCTCGACGAGTTGCAGGCCGAGACGGCGTGGCGCAGCTCGACCGGCCGGGGCGTGACCGTCGCGGTGGTCGACTCCGGAGTGGACGGCACCCATCCTGACCTGGTCGGTCAGGTGCTGCCCGGTCAGGATCTGGTCGGCCCCGACGGGGGTGCGGGCCCGGATCCGGTGGGGCACGGCACCACGGTCGCCGGTCTGATCGCCGGGCGCAGCGACGACAAGCGGGGCGCGGTCGGCCTCGCGCCGGACGCCCGGATCCTGCCGGTGCGGGTGCTCGACGAGGACAACCGCTACGACGACGCGCTGATCGTCGCCCAGGGGGTCCGCTGGGCGGTCGACCACGGCGCCCGCGTGATCAACCTGTCGCTGGGCGGCAGCGGCGACAGCCCGGCCCTGGCCGCGGCCCTGGACTACGCGTTCGTCCGGGACGTGGTCGTGGTCGCCTGCACCGGCAACCTGGCCACCTCCACCAGCACCAAGGTGTGGTACCCGGCCCGTGAACCGGGCGTGATCGCGGTCGCCGGTCTCGAACGCAGCAGCGACAACCTGTGGTCCGGGTCGATCACCGGCCGGGCGACGGTGCTCACCGCCCCCGCCACCGGGCTGGTCGGCGCCAAACCTCCGGACGGGTACTGGCGGGTGCAGGGCACCAGCTTCGCCGCGCCGCTGGTGGCGGCCACCGCCGCGCTGGTCCGGTCCCGCTATCCACAGATGCCCGCGGGTGAGGTGGTCAACCGGTTGCTGGCCACCGCCCGGGATCTCGGCCCGACCGGGCGGGACGACCGCTTCGGGTACGGGATGGTCGACCCGGTGGCCGCGCTGACCGCTCAGGTGCCGCCAGTGGCCGCCAACCCGCTGGACGATCAGACGTCGCCGGGCGTGACCGGCTTCGGCCCGGCTCCCGGCTCGGCGGATGACGAGCCGGTGGCCGGTGCCGGCAGCGATCCGCTCGGTCTCGCCGCGCCTCGTCGACAGACCCAGTGGACGGCGCGGGCGGCGGGCGGCGAGGACACCTCGGCACCGGAGCAGCTGTGGACCGGGGTCGTGCTGCTCGCCGCCTTGGCCGGCGGCGCCGCCCTGTTGGTGCGCCGGCTCCGACAGCGGACCCCTTGATCGCGGCCCACGGGCAGGCCTGACCAGTCGCCTCGTCGGGTAGAACCGACCCATGAGTACGCATCGGCCGCCCACCCTCGCCCCCTCCAGCCAGCCGTCGTGGCGGCGCCGCCGACTCGACCCGGACCATTCGCTGGGTCTGCGGCTGACCCTTGCCGCGACGGCGGCGTTCCTGGTGCTGGTGCCTTTCGCGCTGCTCGCGCTGCTGGTGCTCGGCGCCTGGGCACCGCTGCACCGGCTGGACACGGCGGTCACCCACACGCTGCACGACTACGCGGTCGACCACCCGGCCTGGGTCGTGCTGATGCGGATCTGGAGTGACGTGTTCGCGCCGATGCCACTGCGGGCCGTCGCCCTGCTCCTGGTGATCT encodes:
- the eccCa gene encoding type VII secretion protein EccCa, which translates into the protein MSTVVIKRPPRRPAPEIPAGELPVEAPPEIPVVTGGRWQQMLMLLPMLGGTVAMAMMFGRGGGAYSYVVGGMFGLSSLAMLVTSWGSASGTPKKSEMMAARREYLRHLATLRRRVRRTAGQQRAGLYYRHPDPGGLWSTVDSHRVWERRPADPDFAVVRVAVGPQTLATPLVPPVTRPLEELEPMTAGALRRFLDAYSVVPDLPVALSLRSFARVHVRPAGRTGSGAPATAGPPTGDPAAQALARAVLTQLAVFHAPDELLVAVCAGPERRTCWEWVKWLPHAHHPGRTDALGPVRLVTSSAAELERLLADVLASRSRFSPAGPATDGPHVVVVLDGGDLTGASDLTGDGGIDAVTVLDLDTPAPRLLDRYALLLELHGRRLHSWSSDGHAEVGTADQLDLADAEAIARRLAPLRLAGASRGPDAPLQADLGLPELLGLGDPESFTAEQGWLPRSARDRLRVPIGVGADGGAIELDLKESAQDGMGPHGLLIGATGSGKSELLRTLVLGLAVTHSSEQLNFVLVDFKGGATFASFDRLPHTAAVITNLADALPLVDRMVDAINGELVRRQELLRRAGNFASVRDYERARAAGSPLAPLPSLLLICDEFSELLSAKPDFIDLFVQIGRLGRSLGVHLLLASQRLEEGRLRGLDTHLSYRIGLRTFSALESRTVLGVADAHELPRSPGHGYLRAGTDPLARFKAAYVSGAVRRRAATAGVSAEGGARLLTFTTHVVPVPEPTTPVAPVVAEEEGRETLLDLLVDRLVGQGPPAHQVWLPPLGQPPALDELLGPVEVDPKRGLTVGNPELHGALGVPLAIVDKPLEQRRDLLWLALDGAAGHVAVVGAPQSGKSTALRTLICALALTHTPAEVQVYCLDFGGGGLAALRDLPHVGGVTGRADPTAVRRTVGEMATLLADRERRFAELGVESMAAYRQRRNAAAATSQPGHDPFGDVFLVIDGWSTVRGEYDDLEPLVTDLATRGLSYGLHVVATALRWLDFRPAIRDLFGSRLELRLGDPSDSLVARRAAANVPERSGRGVTAEGLHFLTALPQLAAASGDTADLVKRAAEGWAGHPAPRVRLLPPVLPYADLDLAATTGLRLPIGIAEADLRPVLLDFASEPHFVVFGDSECGKSSFLRALATSIITRFTPEQARVILVDYRRSLLGAIETPHLIGYGTAAAHTADLVESAAGYLERRAPGPEVTPQQLRERSWWTGPELFVLVDDYDLVAAGPANPLRALEEHLPHARDVGLHLVLARRSGGAGRAQYEPIVQRLRELSTAGLVMAGSPDEGALVGPVRPGPLPPGRGRLVTRREGVRLVQLAQLPPQ
- the eccD gene encoding type VII secretion integral membrane protein EccD, with protein sequence MTTGLARVTISAPQRRVDVALPEQVPLAELLPDVLRHAGVGLADDGEKHGGWVLRRTDGALLVTAQALLPQGVRDGEVLHLVPARAHWPELEYDDVVEAIADGARRRGGAWSPTATRAAGLAGAAVPLFVGLLALLAGGPTHRAGWLAAAVVALMLTVAGTVASRANGDGAAGATLGGYALPYAFMAGALAVGSGDPVGPVGPARWVGAPELLAGSVALLLVALIGLLGVASRLRVFVAGVTVGLISAGAALGGLLLTSAGTAAVLLSALVFAVGVIPLLAIRLGKLPLPPITLPASTSAEEPERARDLPDRSRVHAAVTRTEEMLTGMLIGHALLVVASAVVLGLAGGTAGRVLVAVTSAVLLLRSRLFVALRHRVPTVLAGLAGYAVLGAVLVGRADDAGRLALVLGGAALALVAAASGTGYARRPVSPYLGRVADLTDTALVVAVVPIACAVLDLYDRARGLLG
- the mycP gene encoding type VII secretion-associated serine protease mycosin is translated as MAGDVTGVRHSGPSADRRATVRALLGVAAALAVVAPTAAAVPVVAPTHGGQLAGAPMAFAPGDTVARTDQVRDEQWQLDELQAETAWRSSTGRGVTVAVVDSGVDGTHPDLVGQVLPGQDLVGPDGGAGPDPVGHGTTVAGLIAGRSDDKRGAVGLAPDARILPVRVLDEDNRYDDALIVAQGVRWAVDHGARVINLSLGGSGDSPALAAALDYAFVRDVVVVACTGNLATSTSTKVWYPAREPGVIAVAGLERSSDNLWSGSITGRATVLTAPATGLVGAKPPDGYWRVQGTSFAAPLVAATAALVRSRYPQMPAGEVVNRLLATARDLGPTGRDDRFGYGMVDPVAALTAQVPPVAANPLDDQTSPGVTGFGPAPGSADDEPVAGAGSDPLGLAAPRRQTQWTARAAGGEDTSAPEQLWTGVVLLAALAGGAALLVRRLRQRTP